Proteins from a single region of Apostichopus japonicus isolate 1M-3 chromosome 21, ASM3797524v1, whole genome shotgun sequence:
- the LOC139962574 gene encoding uncharacterized protein, producing MERRSKKSGAGISDRRKFHEMVRRRKMSEKARYDYSRYRLSSATADIKQSYDVIVIGSGYGASIAASRAARSGKTVCVLEKGKEWLPGDFPENDVGALTEVQMTMEGRSKHFGNSTNLFDVVVGNEVAVLQGCGLGGGSLINANVGLDCDPRVLEDKVWPSELREDVRASNSGDADNPSGVAVDRKRVYDMLKPATYPDEFPKLLKMEAMKNAAKNIILPDLEDLGEVFQKAPLYVNFKDKSRNHVGVPQPACVGCGNCCGGCNTGAKNSLNMNYLPDAKAHGAEIYTKIEVKSLKRDHDMWTVYYVQGEQKASGFPIRQLFIQAKNVILGAGSLGSTGVLLRSQESRNLKFSPKLGQRFTTNGDSLNFSYDGEQPINPAGVELENLHDGNRPGPSIVGLIDLRRRQGEEFEEGMVLQDGTPPCSSDTAYKLVVDWLEHGEHTTKEKMGELKEFTHRLTGRGFKNTLCFLSMSHDDATGKLVLDKKTGDVLPEYPNIGGQKNFQKIGETAKKATEGLKGKFIKNPYWGGLFATLRDVKGVITVHPLGGCGMGQTGKEGVVNHAGQVFVGDTSELYPGLYVVDGSIVPRSLGVNPTMTICVLAERCMRLMAEQNEWKIDYDSVKMLKPMSIPPKKGIRFTEKMVGSLKLKTEKEETPCEFLLTIESSDVNRMLDEDEDHAADVFGTVSCDAIASSPMTVSEGKFRFLNRSQSRVETREMVYELPIKTSEGEEYYFRGVKHVHKDSMFEIGLEDTTNLHVNMYKRHGGVDENENSQEDLEFMGDGQLHIRLKDFIKQMLTLEVFNTDVWNEKLKVLAAFIGHFLKAMWHVYSPFRKVVKHNPDTSQYFTRDLRLPKPTVQKLVTPDQVEIEVTRFQGGTKGPILLVHGTGVSSKMFYFDTTDTNFVEYLVEHKYDVWTLDWRASCKLESSKTQWNVDQAAAHDMPTAVGYILKATGHKDIQVLVHCAGAISFYTSLLQGHLKGKIRSIISSQTGPCLVAGKINDWRSYFNTAKYLKKIGIDGLSAYTDVNDGLFNKFINGISRVNAAVMTDVTEHCNNPVCHRISLTYHLLWNHANLNKDTHDKLHEIFGFVNSTVFEHFAKSVNVGHVVSADGHDVYMPGLVDKEGRMNFESYRSQMKLLDIPTLFSSGQDNMCWDPETSQRSYDVCKEANPNQHYERSIMDGYGHFDCFIGKNAHKMVFPKFLQFLEQYSSPLRDDDPTDSSHRCLRSCGKHQQLS from the exons GCAAGATACGATTACAGTCGATATCGCCTGTCGTCTGCTACGGCAGATATTAAACAGTCATACGATGTTATAGTCATTGGATCCGGTTACGGGGCTTCCATCGCCGCAAGCAGAGCCGCCAGGTCGGGCAAAACCGTCTGCGTTCTCGAGAAAGGGAAAGAATGGCTACCAGGAGATTTCCCCGAAAATGACGTCGGTGCCCTAACGGAAGTGCAAATGACCATGGAGGGCCGATCTAAACATTTTG GAAATTCGACGAATTTGTTTGATGTGGTGGTAGGAAACGAGGTGGCTGTACTTCAAGGATGCGGTCTCGGAGGAGGGTCCTTGATTAACGCAAATGTTGGTCTCGATTGCGACCCACGAGTGCTGGAAGATAAG GTGTGGCCTTCAGAACTGCGCGAGGACGTGCGCGCATCAAACAGCGGAGACGCAGATAATCCATCAGGTGTTGCTGTCGATCGAAAACGAGTATATGACATGCTGAAACCAGCGACATATCCGGACGAATTTCCAAAGCTGCTTAAAATGGAGGCTATGAAAAATGCAGCTAAGAATATCATACTACCTGATCTCGAGGACCTGGGAGAAGTATTCCAGAA AGCGCCACTTTATGTCAACTTTAAGGACAAGTCTCGAAATCACGTAGGTGTTCCACAACCAGCTTGCGTAGGCTGCGGTAATTGCTGCGGTGGATGTAACACTGGTGCTAAAAATTCGTTGAATATGAATTATCTACCAGATGCCAAAGCCCACGGGGCCGAAATCTATACTAAG ATTGAagtgaaaagtttgaaaagagaCCACGACATGTGGACGGTGTACTACGTCCAAGGAGAACAAAAAGCGAGTGGCTTTCCAATTAGACAACTTTTTATTCAAGCAAAGAATGTTATTCTTGGTGCtggatccctaggatccactgGAGTTCTCCTCAGATCTCAAGAATCCAGAAATCTTAAATTCTCTCCCAAACTCGGCCAGAGATTCACAACAAATGGGGATTCTTTGAATTTTAGTTACGATGGCGAACAACCGATAAACCCTGCAGGGGTGGAACTAGAGAACCTTCATGACGGTAATAGACCAGGACCGTCCATTGTCGGTCTGATCGATTTGAGGAGAAGACAGGGCGAGGAGTTTGAGGAGGGGATGGTACTGCAGGACGGCACCCCACCCTGCTCTTCCGATACCGCTTACAAGCTTGTGGTTGATTGGTTGGAACACGGCGAACACACTACCAAAGAAAAAATGGGCGAATTGAAAGAATTTACACATCGATTGACAGGTCGAGGTTTTAAGAATACACTGTGCTTTCTCTCAATGAGCCACGATGACGCAACAGGAAAACTTGTTCTCGACAAAAAGACCGGTGATGTTCTACCAGAATACCCAAACATCGGTGGAcagaaaaattttcaaaag ATCGGTGAAACCGCCAAGAAAGCAACGGAGGGACTGAAAGGAAAGTTCATCAAAAATCCTTACTGGGGAGGTTTGTTTGCCACCCTCCGAGACGTTAAAGGAGTCATAACTGTTCATCCGCTTGGTGGGTGCGGTATGGGTCAGACAGGAAAAGAGGGCGTGGTCAACCATGCAGGTCAGGTATTTGTGGGGGACACAAGTGAACTTTATCCAGGGCTCTACGTGGTAGATGGATCCATCGTGCCTCGAAGTCTAGGGGTCAATCCAACAATGACGATTTGCGTGCTAGCAGAGCGATGCATGAGACTTATGGCGGAACAAAATGAGTGGAAAATAGACTATGACAGTGTTAAAATGCTTA AACCAATGTCAATACCTCCCAAAAAGGGCATTCGCTTTACAGAAAAGATGGTCGGTTCCCTGAAGTTGAAGACCGAGAAAGAAGAGACGCCATGTGAGTTTCTTTTAACCATCGAAAGCTCAGACGTTAATCGCATGTTGGACGAGGACGAAGATCATGCCGCAGATGTCTTTGGTACGGTTTCCTGTGACGCAATAGCTTCTTCACCAATGACCGTCAGCGAAGGGAAGTTTCGCTTCTTGAATCGAAGCCAGTCTAGAGTTGAAACGCGAGAGATGGTGTACGAACTGCCAATCAAAACCAGCGAAGGTGAGGAATACTACTTTCGGGGAGTCAAACACGTTCACAAAGATTCTATGTTTGAGATTGGCCTCGAAGACACAACCAACTTGCACGTGAACATGTACAAAAGGCATGGAGGTGTGGATGAAAACGAGAACAGCCAAGAAGACCTGGAATTTATGGGAGATGGACAGTTGCATATTCGTCTTAAAGATTTCATCAAACAAATGTTAACCCTTGAGGTGTTTAATACAGACGTATGGAATGAGAAATTGAAAGTCCTCGCTGCTTTCATCGGACATTTCCTCAAGGCTATGTGGCACGTTTATAGCCCCTTCCGAAAGGTCGTCAAACACAACCCAGACACTTCCCAATATTTCACGAGAGATCTTCGCCTTCCGAAGCCAACGGTCCAAAAACTAGTGACGCCAGACCAGGTTGAGATTGAGGTCACAAGGTTCCAAGGTGGTACCAAGGGACCCATCCTTCTTGTGCACGGCACTGGTGTGTCCTCCAAAATGTTCTACTTCGACACCACTGACACGAATTTTGTTGAGTACCTCGTGGAGCATAAGTACGACGTGTGGACTCTAGATTGGCGTGCATCATGCAAGTTGGAATCCTCGAAGACACAGTGGAATGTTGATCAAGCGGCTGCGCACGATATGCCCACTGCTGTAGGATACATCTTGAAAGCTACTGGACACAAGGATATCCAAGTGCTCGTCCATTGCGCAGGTGCGATTTCATTTTATACCTCCCTCCTGCAGGGGCATCTCAAGGGTAAAATCCGTAGTATCATATCATCACAGACAGGTCCATGTTTGGTTGCAGGAAAGATAAACGATTGGAGATCTTATTTTAATACAGCGAAGTATCTTAAGAAGATTGGTATCGATGGTTTGTCAGCGTACACAGATGTCAACGACGGTCTCTTCAACAAGTTTATCAACGGTATCTCACGGGTGAATGCAGCGGTGATGACCGATGTCACCGAGCATTGTAACAACCCTGTTTGCCACCGCATCAGTTTGACGTACCATCTTCTATGGAATCACGCGAACCTCAACAAGGACACGCACGATAAGCTCCACGAGATCTTTGGTTTTGTCAACTCGACAGTGTTTGAGCATTTTGCGAAGAGTGTGAATGTTGGTCACGTAGTGTCTGCAGATGGCCATGATGTTTACATGCCTGGTCTTGTTGATAAGGAAGGTCGAATGAACTTTGAGTCGTATCGTAGTCAAATGAAGCTTCTGGACATTCCCACTCTCTTTAGTAGTGGACAGGACAATATGTGTTGGGACCCCGAGACTTCTCAGAGGTCGTACGATGTGTGTAAGGAGGCTAACCCTAATCAACATTACGAAAGATCTATCATGGACGGTTACGGCCATTTTGATTGCTTCATTGGTAAGAATGCGCATAAGATGGTCTTTCCCAAATTTCTACAGTTCCTTGAACAATATTCATCGCCTCTTCGAGACGACGATCCGACAGATAGCTCCCATCGCTGCCTACGTAGTTGCGGTAAACATCAACAGCTCAGTTAA